Proteins found in one Coffea eugenioides isolate CCC68of chromosome 5, Ceug_1.0, whole genome shotgun sequence genomic segment:
- the LOC113771628 gene encoding uncharacterized protein LOC113771628 produces MKGTEIVKISQPISVDTRLDVRELIPIGDNLADNHSSSATTAALEIHRRFLASIALEIHSLQSLASTAATPPVRSDFKRSKTMEGTDSQSTPTNEGSASKSSSENVRQKTDIAWRYAIEGQDSQGRRILICQWCSSIFRGGGINRVKHHLAKVKGNVAPCKNVPNDVQQIMEDSLNENVKKAKEKKGIFEIGNPLGRSVAGFEDDDIQEIPHLKTKTQTNMSGNKGKRKAHGIESYMTGKSLDRSQPSIKSCMQSKERWHDTDMAIALWFYDACIPMNACNSPYYQQAIGKITSMGHGYQGPSYHALRVTLLKDAKKQVELIVDNLRSKWAETGSTIMGDGWKDNRQRSLINFLVYCPSGISFIKSVDASDFESNAEYLCNLFSEIVEIVGSSNVVHMVTDNASNYKAAGRLLSEKYPTISWSPCAAHCLNLIMKDIGEMTHVKDVITLASRVTVYVHNRKWILSWLRKRPGWREIFRPAETRFGTNFIALKNLHDLKQHLEALVTSSAYKRELKNEKGKEVKQIVVDGKFWNNCLIIVRIMGPIMRLLRICDSDEKPSLGYVYEGMWRVVNGIKELFKKKKKFYGPYIDIIDRRWDNMLEKDLHAAAFWLNPAFQYDKDSPCHMPEIMKSVLEVMQKLKMDGLQYMMDEISMFRSKDQSFGFEFAQNTHKTARPDEWWKLFGNDAPHLQKLAIKLLSQTSSSSGCERNWSVFERIHTKKRNRLEHQRLNDLVYIHYNLRLKNMLSYKKRSYDPVDYETIDKVEFWVIDEEQEGELDYDELEEMIEEEFPKTSEKEASQSHKKDTNIVQLDDEDDVDDIDFESYEIGDKDDEDEDEEWLR; encoded by the exons CCAATAGGCGATAACCTCGCCGATAACCACAGTAGTTCAGCCACCACCGCCGCTCTTGAGATCCATCGCCGATTTCTGGCCTCCATCGCTCTTGAGATCCACAGCCTTCAATCTCTGGCCTCCACCGCCGCAACACCACCAGTTCGTTCAGATTTCAAGAGAAGCAA GACAATGGAAGGTACCGATTCACAGTCCACACCAACAAATGAAGGATCGGCATCAAAGTCAAGTTCTGAAAATGTTAGGCAAAAAACTGATATAGCTTGGAGATATGCTATAGAAGGACAAGATTCACAAGGTAGAAGAATTTTGATATGTCAATGGTGCAGTAGTATTTTTAGAGGGGGAGGTATTAATCGAGTGAAGCATCATCTTGCAAAAGTAAAGGGTAATGTGGCTCCATGCAAAAATGTGCCAAATGATGTTCAGCAGATAATGGAAGATTCATTGAACGAAAATGTTAAaaaagcaaaagagaaaaaagggatATTTGAAATTGGAAATCCATTGGGCCGAAGTGTAGCGGGATTTGAAGATGATGATATTCAAGAAATTCCTCATCTAAAAACAAAGACTCAAACTAACATGAGTGGGaataagggaaaaagaaaggcaCATGGCATTGAATCTTATATGACAGGTAAATCTCTTGATCGCTCTCAACCGAGTATCAAGTCTTGTATGCAAAGTAAAGAGAGATGGCATGATACTGACATGGCTATAGCTTTGTGGTTTTATGATGCATGTATTCCAATGAATGCTTGTAATTCTCCCTATTACCAACAAGCAATTGGAAAAATAACAAGTATGGGTCATGGTTATCAAGGACCTAGTTATCATGCTTTAAGGGTAACTTTGTTGAAAGATGCAAAGAAGCAAGTTGAATTAATTGTTGACAATCTACGTAGTAAATGGGCTGAAACTGGTTCCACAATTATGGGTGATGGCTGGAAGGATAATAGGCAAAGAagtttgatcaattttttggtCTATTGTCCTAGTGGGATCTCATTTATCAAATCTGTTGATGCTTCAGATTTTGAGTCTAATGCTGAATATTTGTGTAATCTGTTTTCAGAAATTGTTGAGATTGTTGGATCTAGTAATGTTGTTCACATGGTCACAGATAATGCAAGCAATTATAAAGCTGCCGGTCGATTACTTTCTGAAAAATATCCTACAATTAGTTGGTCTCCTTGTGCAGCACATTGTTTGAATTTAATTATGAAAGATATTGGAGAAATGACTCATGTGAAAGATGTAATTACTCTTGCTTCAAGAGTCACTGTGTATGTTCATAATCGAAAGTGGATTCTTAGTTGGTTAAGAAAAAGGCCTGGTTGGAGAGAGATTTTTCGTCCTGCGGAAACACGATTTGGTACTAATTTTATTGCTTTGAAGAATCTTCATGATTTGAAACAACATTTGGAGGCTTTAGTGACTTCTAGTGCATACAAGAGAgagttgaaaaatgaaaaaggtaAAGAAGTCAAACAAATTGTTGTTGATGGGAAGTTTTGGAATAATTGTTTGATTATTGTGAGAATTATGGGTCCAATTATGCGCTTGTTGCGCATTTGTGATTCTGATGAAAAACCATCATTGGGTTATGTATATGAAGGCATGTGGAGAGTTGTTAATGGCATTAAAGAGCtgtttaagaaaaagaaaaagttctATGGTCCATACATTGATATAATTGATAGGAGGTGGGATAATATGTTGGAAAAAGATCTTCATGCAGCTGCCTTTTGGTTGAATCCGGCCTTTCAATATGATAAGGATAGCCCTTGTCACATGCCTGAGATTATGAAAAGTGTTTTAGAAGTCATGCAAAAGCTAAAAATGGATGGACTTcaatatatgatggatgaaatATCAATGTTTAGGTCAAAGGATCAAagttttggatttgaatttgcTCAAAATACTCACAAAACTGCCCGTCCAG ATGAGTGGTGGAAATTGTTTGGTAATGATGCTCCACATTTACAAAAGTTGGCAATTAAACTCTTGAGCCAAACATCTTCTTCTTCGGGATGTGAACGCAATTGGAGTGTATTTGAACGCATCCATACCAAAAAGAGAAATAGACTTGAGCATCAAAGGTTGAATGATCTTGTTTATATTCATTATAATTTACGTTTGAAGAATAT GCTTTCATATAAAAAGAGGTCTTATGATCCGGTGGATTATGAAACTATTGATAAAGTTGAATTTTGGGTAATTGATGAGGAACAAGAAGGAGAGCTTGATTATGATGAGTTAGAAGAAATgattgaagaagaatttcccAAAACTAGCGAGAAAGAAGCCTCTCAATCAC ATAAGAAAGACACAAATATTGTGCAACTTGATGATGAGGATGATGTTGATGATATCGACTTCGAAAGTTATGAAATTGGAGATAAGGATGATGAGGATGAAGATGAAGAATGGCTTAGATAG